In Sinorhizobium mexicanum, one DNA window encodes the following:
- a CDS encoding IS110 family transposase, producing the protein MKLFIGLDVSLAKTAVCVINEHGKIAKEAQVPSDPQAIVDFANTLEGAVAIIGLEAGPLSQWLHRGLTDARLDVVLMETRQVKGALKAMPIKTDRRDAEGIARLLHLGWFRPVHCKSVSAQEVRALLAARKAIQQGMIALEQSLRGLLRNFGLKVGAISRGQFDARIRELVDGNPMLQAASGPMLRARTSLRHELAGLERQVRLLAKEDTVCRRLMTMPGIGAVVALTFRSAVDDPARFSSSKKVGPWVGLTPSRNQSGERDVIGGITRAGDANLRRALCQAATVMLHRGRSTWLRSWAAQVAKRRGAKRAMVALARRIGTILHRMWKDGTEFSTTVPLIAKSA; encoded by the coding sequence ATGAAGCTGTTTATCGGACTGGATGTGTCACTGGCGAAGACTGCGGTCTGTGTGATCAATGAGCATGGCAAGATCGCAAAGGAAGCGCAGGTTCCCAGTGATCCTCAGGCGATCGTGGACTTTGCAAACACCCTGGAGGGAGCGGTCGCCATTATAGGGCTGGAAGCTGGACCGCTGTCCCAGTGGCTGCATCGCGGTCTCACCGATGCCCGGCTGGATGTCGTCCTGATGGAAACCCGACAAGTGAAGGGCGCACTGAAGGCGATGCCAATCAAGACGGATCGGCGGGACGCTGAAGGGATAGCCCGACTGCTTCATCTCGGTTGGTTCAGGCCCGTACATTGCAAATCCGTGTCTGCACAGGAGGTGCGCGCGCTTTTGGCCGCCCGCAAGGCGATACAACAGGGTATGATCGCACTAGAGCAATCACTGCGCGGACTGCTGAGAAACTTTGGCCTGAAGGTTGGCGCCATCTCACGCGGCCAGTTCGACGCCCGGATTAGGGAACTGGTGGATGGCAATCCCATGCTGCAAGCAGCGTCCGGGCCAATGTTGCGCGCGCGCACCAGCCTGCGCCATGAACTTGCGGGGCTCGAACGTCAGGTCCGTCTGCTTGCGAAGGAAGACACGGTGTGCCGGCGGTTGATGACGATGCCAGGTATTGGGGCGGTCGTCGCCTTAACTTTCCGATCCGCTGTCGATGATCCCGCGCGGTTCTCATCGTCTAAAAAAGTTGGTCCATGGGTTGGCCTTACACCTTCGCGCAACCAGTCCGGCGAGCGCGACGTGATCGGCGGCATTACGCGAGCTGGCGACGCCAATCTGCGAAGAGCCTTGTGCCAAGCAGCTACCGTCATGCTCCATCGGGGGCGCTCGACATGGCTGAGGAGTTGGGCCGCACAAGTTGCCAAACGTCGAGGTGCAAAGCGTGCGATGGTGGCTTTGGCGAGGCGCATCGGCACAATCCTTCACCGCATGTGGAAGGATGGCACTGAATTCTCCACGACAGTGCCGTTGATCGCCAAGTCTGCCTGA
- the tnpC gene encoding IS66 family transposase — MNRSGEPTVEELMARIAALQAENRQLTERVVKLEEELALARLHRFAPKSEKHIDRLFNEAEQAADEDDADNEDGDVVALPDTGLPATDGTTGKKRGRKALPENLPRERVEYDLPDDKKACPCCRHQMHRMGETVTEQLHIEVKAKVLQNVRFKYACRHCDRTGINTPVVIAPMPAQPLPGSIATASTLAFALVHKYVDGTPLYRLAQAFERAGVPVSRGALGHWVIGSSEKHLSRIYNALKLRLRSQPLIHGDETTVQVLKEKDREAASTSYMWAYRSGEDSDEPIVLLDYQPGRGQIYPQTFLGDYRGIVMSDGYSAWRTLDGATHLGCMAHSRRRFVDALKARKKGGGPPEQALRFFEQLYRIERQARDRKPEDGETQADCIRRSRQQHSVPVLNALKAWLDDIAPKVLPDSKLGDAVSYTLNQWDYLTRHTEDGRMPIDNNLLERDIRIFATGRKSWLFSDTVDGARASAVIYSLMLTCRACGVEPLAWLRHVLTELPQRPQNVAIDDLLPFNFLKAAAA; from the coding sequence ATGAATCGATCCGGCGAACCGACTGTTGAAGAGCTGATGGCGCGTATTGCTGCGCTGCAGGCGGAGAACCGCCAGCTCACAGAACGCGTCGTCAAACTCGAGGAAGAGTTGGCGCTTGCACGGCTGCATCGTTTTGCGCCGAAGAGCGAAAAGCACATTGACCGCCTCTTCAATGAAGCCGAACAGGCCGCGGATGAGGACGATGCCGACAACGAAGATGGCGATGTCGTTGCTCTGCCGGACACGGGCTTGCCGGCGACCGACGGCACGACGGGAAAGAAGCGCGGCCGCAAGGCCTTGCCGGAAAACCTGCCGCGCGAGCGTGTCGAGTATGACCTTCCCGACGATAAGAAGGCCTGTCCATGCTGCCGTCACCAGATGCATCGCATGGGCGAGACCGTTACCGAGCAACTTCATATCGAGGTGAAGGCGAAGGTCCTGCAGAATGTGCGGTTCAAATATGCTTGCCGTCATTGCGACCGCACCGGGATCAACACCCCGGTCGTGATCGCGCCGATGCCCGCGCAGCCCTTGCCGGGCAGCATCGCCACGGCTTCGACGCTGGCCTTCGCGCTCGTTCATAAGTATGTCGACGGCACACCGCTCTACCGCTTGGCGCAGGCATTCGAGCGCGCAGGTGTTCCTGTCAGCCGTGGCGCTCTGGGCCACTGGGTGATCGGCTCGAGCGAAAAGCATCTCTCCCGCATCTATAACGCCCTGAAGCTGCGGCTCAGATCGCAGCCCCTCATCCATGGCGACGAGACGACTGTTCAGGTCCTAAAGGAAAAGGATCGAGAGGCCGCCAGCACGTCATATATGTGGGCTTACCGAAGCGGCGAGGACAGTGACGAGCCGATCGTGCTGCTCGATTATCAGCCGGGCCGCGGCCAGATATACCCGCAAACCTTCCTCGGCGATTATCGCGGGATAGTGATGAGTGATGGCTATTCCGCCTGGCGCACGCTGGATGGGGCAACCCATCTTGGGTGTATGGCCCATTCCAGACGACGCTTTGTCGACGCCCTCAAGGCGAGAAAGAAGGGTGGCGGACCACCGGAGCAGGCACTCCGCTTCTTCGAACAGCTCTACCGGATTGAAAGGCAGGCCAGGGACAGAAAACCCGAGGATGGTGAAACGCAGGCCGACTGCATTCGGCGCTCTCGCCAACAGCACAGCGTGCCCGTCCTGAACGCACTCAAGGCTTGGCTCGACGACATCGCGCCGAAGGTCTTGCCGGACAGCAAGCTCGGCGACGCTGTGTCCTACACTCTGAACCAGTGGGACTATCTGACGCGCCACACCGAGGACGGCAGGATGCCGATCGACAACAATCTTCTGGAGCGCGATATCAGAATTTTTGCAACCGGCAGAAAGAGTTGGCTGTTCAGCGATACCGTTGACGGAGCCAGAGCTAGCGCAGTCATCTATAGCCTGATGCTGACTTGCCGCGCCTGTGGCGTCGAGCCATTAGCCTGGTTACGCCACGTCCTTACTGAACTGCCTCAGCGCCCTCAGAACGTAGCTATCGACGATCTCCTGCCCTTCAACTTCCTCAAGGCCGCCGCAGCCTGA
- the tnpB gene encoding IS66 family insertion sequence element accessory protein TnpB (TnpB, as the term is used for proteins encoded by IS66 family insertion elements, is considered an accessory protein, since TnpC, encoded by a neighboring gene, is a DDE family transposase.), whose amino-acid sequence MFTLGADLQVYLHREPIDFRAGINSLAVLVQETMALDPFAPAVFAFCNRRRDRMKLLFFDRSGFVLVLKRLTEDKFRWPRREAAVVQLTTEQLHWLLDGIDIDAMVRHPVRQYQVAG is encoded by the coding sequence ATGTTCACACTGGGCGCTGACCTTCAAGTCTACCTTCACCGCGAGCCGATCGACTTCAGGGCCGGCATCAACAGCCTTGCGGTGCTGGTTCAGGAGACGATGGCGCTCGATCCGTTTGCGCCGGCGGTTTTTGCGTTCTGCAATCGCCGTCGCGATCGGATGAAGCTCTTGTTCTTCGACCGATCCGGCTTTGTGCTGGTTCTGAAGCGGCTGACCGAGGACAAGTTCCGGTGGCCTCGCCGGGAGGCGGCGGTCGTTCAGCTTACGACCGAGCAATTGCACTGGCTCCTCGACGGCATCGATATCGATGCAATGGTCCGCCATCCGGTGCGGCAATATCAGGTTGCTGGTTGA
- the tnpA gene encoding IS66-like element accessory protein TnpA yields MEEDDQKLQVRLVGRNGRRRYDPASKNRLVSACLEPGVSVSRLALEHGVNANLLRKWIKKRTETQSLPPSSSPSFIPVQIESTSDRALLRQSSMAAVDLPGTCDGVRGSASKRAAPFSSPAKVSASLPNGVKLTLECGDVDALAAVIGALGHVHTGR; encoded by the coding sequence ATGGAAGAAGATGATCAGAAACTGCAGGTAAGGCTTGTTGGTCGGAACGGGAGACGCCGATACGACCCCGCATCGAAGAACCGTCTTGTCTCGGCCTGCCTTGAGCCTGGCGTGTCGGTATCGAGGCTTGCGCTCGAACATGGGGTCAATGCGAACCTTCTTCGGAAGTGGATAAAGAAGCGCACGGAGACCCAGTCCCTCCCGCCGTCCTCATCACCGTCGTTTATCCCGGTTCAGATTGAAAGCACTTCCGATCGGGCCTTGCTGCGACAGAGCAGCATGGCTGCGGTGGATTTGCCGGGGACTTGCGATGGAGTGCGTGGGTCGGCATCGAAAAGGGCTGCGCCTTTTTCCTCTCCAGCCAAGGTGAGCGCGTCACTGCCGAACGGGGTGAAGCTGACGCTGGAATGCGGTGATGTGGATGCGTTGGCAGCGGTCATCGGAGCGTTGGGTCATGTTCACACTGGGCGCTGA
- a CDS encoding capsular polysaccharide biosynthesis protein: protein MVVTKRQTEAAEAAGDYAITARATGLVSTFAVHITEWKKAFLRRYFPQRHFHFLPKDLSERDFERLWKPRIQGERAAELFVWGTELPTALAALARVQNIPVWFLEDGLLRSARPSASRTPPLSLALDRRTPYFDCRKPSDLEALLDAYNFEADRPLMERARAGIDLLLRSGISKYNDERTQTAEEVYGEKTRKRVLVVGQVEDDASILYGCLGRTSNNDLVRLAAAEQPDAQILYRPHPDVLSRVRALKSNPADVAHLCEIVTDRLPLAEALRTVDHVYTITSLAGFEALMRCIKVTTAGCPFYSGWGLTDDRQPNPRRGRKLSLEALFAGAYLLYPRYFDPETGGQTTFEETVATIRRQIEEPEALSPQRPAWRAWGPYGILGWRHLLTAAVMPAIRHLGNDRDVEEFRADPIRFFRGLSDHRLRIIGRILYPFG, encoded by the coding sequence ATGGTGGTGACTAAGCGACAGACAGAGGCGGCGGAAGCGGCAGGCGACTACGCAATCACTGCTCGGGCAACAGGGCTGGTGTCGACTTTTGCCGTCCACATCACGGAATGGAAAAAGGCCTTTCTTAGGCGATATTTCCCTCAAAGACACTTCCATTTCCTACCAAAAGATCTGAGTGAGCGCGATTTCGAGCGTCTCTGGAAGCCTCGAATTCAAGGGGAACGGGCCGCGGAACTTTTCGTTTGGGGCACGGAACTGCCTACAGCACTGGCCGCGCTCGCCAGGGTGCAGAACATTCCTGTCTGGTTTCTGGAGGACGGCCTTCTCCGTTCGGCGCGCCCCAGCGCCAGCCGCACCCCTCCCCTCTCGCTGGCGCTCGACCGCCGAACTCCCTATTTCGATTGCCGCAAGCCCTCCGATCTCGAAGCGCTGCTTGACGCCTACAATTTCGAGGCGGATCGGCCGCTGATGGAGCGTGCCCGGGCAGGAATTGATCTGCTGCTGCGAAGCGGCATCAGCAAATACAACGACGAGCGCACTCAGACAGCGGAAGAGGTCTATGGTGAAAAGACACGCAAGCGCGTGCTCGTCGTCGGCCAGGTAGAGGACGACGCCTCAATTCTCTACGGATGTCTTGGCCGGACGAGCAACAACGATCTGGTGCGGCTCGCCGCTGCGGAGCAGCCGGACGCCCAGATCCTGTACAGGCCGCATCCAGACGTTCTGAGCCGCGTGCGTGCCTTGAAGTCCAATCCGGCCGACGTAGCGCATCTCTGCGAGATCGTGACCGACAGGCTTCCGCTTGCAGAGGCACTGCGTACCGTGGACCACGTCTATACGATCACCTCGCTCGCGGGCTTCGAGGCGCTGATGCGCTGCATAAAGGTCACAACGGCCGGATGTCCCTTCTATTCCGGCTGGGGCCTGACGGATGACAGGCAGCCGAACCCACGTCGAGGGCGGAAACTCAGCCTGGAGGCGCTTTTCGCCGGCGCCTATCTCCTCTACCCTCGCTACTTCGATCCCGAAACCGGAGGACAAACAACATTCGAGGAGACCGTCGCCACCATCCGAAGGCAAATCGAGGAGCCGGAAGCGCTCTCTCCCCAGCGGCCGGCATGGCGCGCCTGGGGGCCATATGGCATCCTCGGCTGGCGCCACCTGCTCACCGCCGCCGTGATGCCGGCGATCCGCCACCTGGGCAATGACCGCGACGTCGAAGAATTCAGGGCCGATCCCATCCGCTTCTTCCGTGGTCTTTCCGACCACCGACTCAGGATCATCGGCCGCATTCTCTATCCATTCGGATGA
- a CDS encoding ABC transporter ATP-binding protein, translating into MIRFEQATKYARTKGIKKPIIEDASLTLNRGKSVGLLGRNGAGKSTLLRLIAGAIRLDKGRIIRRGKISWPLGFQGSFQGSMTGEQNVRFVARIYGLDTEQLIDYVKEFAELGPFFRAPVGTYSSGMKARLAFGLSMGIHFDYYLVDEITAVGDANFKKKCQAIFDTKLRDSDVIMVSHSTSTIRDYCDCGVVLEKGKLTYYEDVEDAIDAHDRNMKGN; encoded by the coding sequence ATGATCCGGTTCGAGCAGGCGACGAAATATGCCCGTACCAAGGGCATTAAGAAGCCGATTATTGAGGACGCCTCGCTCACCCTTAACCGGGGAAAGAGTGTCGGCCTGCTCGGCCGCAATGGCGCCGGCAAATCGACGCTGCTGCGATTGATTGCCGGCGCGATCCGGCTGGATAAAGGGCGGATTATCCGCCGCGGCAAGATATCTTGGCCGTTGGGCTTTCAAGGAAGTTTTCAGGGTTCAATGACAGGCGAACAGAATGTGCGCTTCGTCGCACGCATCTACGGGCTGGACACTGAACAGCTCATTGACTACGTGAAGGAGTTCGCTGAACTTGGACCATTCTTCAGGGCGCCCGTCGGGACCTATTCTTCAGGAATGAAAGCACGTCTGGCGTTCGGCTTGAGCATGGGCATTCATTTTGACTATTATCTGGTAGATGAAATTACTGCTGTTGGTGACGCAAATTTTAAGAAGAAATGTCAGGCTATCTTTGACACCAAACTCCGGGATTCCGACGTGATCATGGTTTCACATAGTACCAGCACGATCCGCGACTACTGCGATTGCGGCGTCGTGCTGGAAAAGGGCAAGCTCACCTATTATGAGGATGTCGAGGACGCGATCGACGCGCACGACAGGAACATGAAGGGCAACTGA
- a CDS encoding RkpR, polysaccharide export protein, whose translation MAASKDAAVNKPDSAQAADKNEAAKAIDTSKGIAVLEGLLGKKSAPIIPLPGRTKIEPSEKTGWQPKWLNKLRWRHAIIGASFLGLVALPATLSSLYMAFIAADQYHSTTSFAVRSIDGGFSSDILGMFTQASGGSTVSDSYILMDYILSERMAADADRRFKLEDVYAARGLDYFYGIGSDLPIEDKLAYWRSMVSVNFDNASGILEVTVKAFNPKQAQAIAQFIVDQSDNLVNSLSLSARNDVLRAAQDEVLAGEARLAKARVALREYRDRSQEISPEEGAKLAVQIIASLEQQLTKLNADLATAKSQMSDDTPRIRVLKARIESLENQLDLERKRLGTGESGSASRLESGFKDVAGRIAQFEELETEREFAERAYTAALGSLEKARVEANNRQRYLALFIEPTLSEMAQYPARIMNALLVTFGLLFIWGIGVMGYYNIRDRA comes from the coding sequence ATGGCGGCAAGCAAAGACGCGGCAGTGAACAAGCCTGATTCCGCGCAGGCGGCCGACAAGAACGAGGCCGCCAAGGCCATCGATACAAGCAAAGGTATCGCGGTACTGGAAGGTCTGCTCGGCAAGAAGAGCGCCCCCATCATTCCCCTTCCGGGACGTACCAAGATCGAGCCGTCCGAGAAGACCGGTTGGCAGCCGAAGTGGCTGAACAAGCTGCGCTGGCGCCACGCCATAATTGGCGCCTCCTTCCTTGGCCTCGTTGCCCTGCCGGCCACGCTCTCATCACTCTACATGGCCTTCATCGCCGCCGACCAGTATCACAGCACCACGTCCTTTGCGGTGCGCAGCATCGACGGCGGCTTTTCCAGCGATATCCTCGGTATGTTCACCCAAGCCTCCGGCGGCAGCACGGTTTCCGACAGCTATATTCTGATGGATTACATCCTGAGCGAGCGAATGGCGGCCGACGCCGATCGCAGGTTCAAGCTCGAAGATGTCTATGCTGCCCGCGGCCTCGACTATTTCTACGGCATCGGCTCCGACCTGCCGATCGAGGACAAGCTGGCCTACTGGCGCAGCATGGTGAGCGTCAATTTCGACAATGCGTCCGGGATCTTAGAGGTGACCGTGAAGGCCTTCAATCCGAAGCAGGCGCAGGCTATTGCGCAGTTTATCGTGGACCAGAGCGACAATCTCGTAAACAGCCTATCGCTTTCTGCCCGCAATGATGTACTGAGGGCGGCGCAGGATGAAGTACTGGCAGGCGAAGCCCGCTTGGCAAAGGCCCGCGTAGCGCTCCGCGAGTATCGAGACCGATCGCAGGAAATAAGTCCGGAAGAAGGGGCGAAGCTCGCTGTCCAGATCATCGCTTCACTTGAGCAGCAGTTGACAAAACTCAACGCCGACCTCGCTACGGCGAAAAGCCAGATGAGTGACGACACGCCAAGAATTCGTGTCTTGAAAGCGCGCATCGAGAGCCTTGAAAATCAACTGGACCTCGAACGCAAACGTCTTGGCACCGGAGAGAGCGGTTCTGCATCCCGTCTCGAATCGGGCTTCAAGGACGTAGCGGGACGAATTGCGCAGTTCGAGGAGTTGGAAACCGAACGCGAATTTGCTGAACGTGCATACACTGCTGCATTAGGCTCTCTTGAGAAAGCGCGGGTTGAGGCGAACAACAGGCAACGCTACCTCGCACTATTTATCGAGCCTACTCTTTCCGAGATGGCGCAATATCCGGCACGCATCATGAATGCTCTGCTTGTCACCTTCGGGCTCCTTTTTATTTGGGGCATTGGGGTGATGGGCTACTACAACATTCGTGACAGGGCGTAA
- a CDS encoding glycosyltransferase family 29 protein — protein sequence MGFSNSAYASGLYSDAADWLQVALDKFPHDYSLQLRMSRWARYGIVPFEHAKEMLLKIVDNAPPNLARNASIDLLNLCWERAGAAAAVVHLPGTMPWLGSKPAMKLRLAALMHDAGLAEEALELLAEVANEHPRSLRNMGYLELTLAAQKAGFNHLAQARKAAAVAQRLDAGTARLQSLLDTRDVAVVANGRSLKGRSLGSKIDAHRNVMRFNNYATGDVIDLGQRTDIWVRPPFPQYVPWRKFRKQPLLLFTGPNLRHRFSDAVQLLAACPEEYGDIAVVPSSLYAKLFKELEASPSSGILGLALLAEHWGNRVPQTRVFGYSLEDNRENMSIYHHGSVQGDRPSRHNWKAELRLFQNLVETEQQ from the coding sequence TTGGGATTCAGCAATAGCGCCTATGCTTCAGGCCTGTATTCGGATGCGGCTGACTGGCTGCAGGTGGCGCTCGATAAATTTCCTCATGACTACTCTCTTCAGCTAAGAATGTCCCGATGGGCAAGGTACGGTATTGTTCCTTTTGAGCATGCGAAGGAAATGCTGCTAAAGATCGTCGATAACGCCCCGCCCAACTTGGCGCGAAATGCGTCAATCGATCTCTTGAATCTGTGCTGGGAAAGAGCTGGCGCGGCAGCTGCAGTTGTCCATCTGCCCGGGACCATGCCCTGGCTTGGTTCGAAGCCGGCCATGAAATTGCGCTTGGCGGCTCTCATGCATGACGCAGGACTGGCGGAGGAGGCACTCGAACTGCTAGCGGAAGTCGCAAACGAACACCCTCGTTCGCTCCGTAACATGGGATACCTGGAACTGACACTCGCTGCGCAAAAAGCAGGGTTCAACCACCTGGCTCAAGCTCGGAAGGCGGCCGCCGTCGCACAAAGACTCGATGCAGGGACCGCACGTTTGCAGTCCCTGCTGGACACGAGGGATGTCGCCGTTGTCGCGAACGGCCGCTCGCTTAAAGGCCGATCACTGGGGTCGAAAATCGATGCTCATCGAAACGTAATGCGATTTAACAATTATGCTACAGGAGACGTCATCGACCTTGGCCAACGCACTGATATTTGGGTCCGCCCGCCGTTCCCGCAGTACGTACCTTGGAGGAAGTTCCGGAAGCAGCCGCTGCTCCTTTTCACCGGGCCGAACTTGCGGCACCGGTTTTCGGATGCGGTTCAGTTATTGGCCGCCTGTCCCGAGGAATATGGCGATATAGCTGTCGTGCCGTCGTCCCTATACGCGAAGCTTTTTAAAGAGCTCGAGGCGTCGCCGAGTAGCGGAATATTGGGTCTCGCGCTCCTTGCAGAGCATTGGGGCAATCGGGTTCCACAAACGCGAGTCTTCGGCTACTCACTTGAGGACAACAGGGAGAACATGTCGATCTACCATCACGGAAGTGTTCAAGGCGATCGGCCAAGCCGCCACAACTGGAAGGCCGAGCTCAGACTATTCCAAAATTTGGTTGAAACGGAGCAGCAATGA
- a CDS encoding Gfo/Idh/MocA family oxidoreductase, with translation MKHTILLVGSGNIGRRHLQALSTLKRRLELLVIEPESSAREATAALLAPFSDHITTRLQADWAGIPQSVDLAIVATSAAPRRLVLENLLSATRPGFVVLEKVLFTTRRDLDECEEILSQLGIPAAVNCGRRGFHDYDRLRIQLGSRRGLSMNVVGSDWNLCSNGIHFLDLAAHLFGDMPVSLSEKELEPEPIPSRHPGCIEFFGSLVAQMAGGGTLKLTSLRSPGVPLAIEISHRNERWTVEESKGRVIYEIDGVQQSSRPFETMTVSRMGHLYEEILENRKSRLPSYETSAIHHRLFIDAIRRRLGMRLSEDMPCPIS, from the coding sequence ATGAAACACACCATCCTTCTAGTTGGTAGCGGCAATATTGGCCGCCGTCATCTACAGGCCCTATCGACACTGAAGCGGCGTTTGGAGCTGCTCGTCATTGAGCCAGAAAGCTCCGCACGAGAAGCAACTGCCGCACTCCTGGCGCCCTTCTCTGACCATATCACCACGCGTTTGCAAGCGGATTGGGCGGGCATACCGCAGTCGGTTGACCTCGCCATCGTCGCAACGTCGGCCGCCCCACGGCGGCTGGTCTTGGAAAATTTGCTTTCGGCCACGCGCCCGGGGTTTGTTGTCCTTGAAAAGGTGCTGTTCACAACCCGTCGCGACCTGGACGAATGTGAAGAAATACTTTCCCAGCTAGGAATACCAGCTGCAGTCAATTGCGGCCGGCGTGGTTTCCACGACTATGATCGCTTGCGCATCCAACTCGGGTCCCGGCGCGGACTGTCGATGAATGTGGTGGGGTCGGACTGGAACCTTTGCTCCAACGGGATCCACTTCCTTGATTTGGCTGCGCACCTTTTCGGCGACATGCCGGTGTCGTTATCAGAGAAAGAGTTAGAACCCGAACCTATCCCCAGCCGGCACCCCGGTTGCATTGAGTTCTTCGGAAGTTTGGTGGCTCAAATGGCTGGCGGAGGGACGCTCAAACTCACGAGCTTACGGTCTCCGGGCGTTCCGCTTGCAATCGAGATATCTCACCGAAACGAAAGATGGACGGTTGAAGAGTCGAAAGGGCGAGTAATTTATGAAATCGACGGAGTACAACAATCTTCGCGCCCATTTGAAACAATGACGGTTAGCCGCATGGGGCATTTGTACGAGGAGATTTTGGAGAATCGGAAATCACGCCTTCCCTCGTACGAGACCTCAGCAATCCACCATCGACTGTTTATCGACGCGATACGCCGCAGGCTGGGCATGCGTCTTTCGGAGGATATGCCGTGTCCGATCAGTTAA
- a CDS encoding Gfo/Idh/MocA family oxidoreductase has translation MSDQLKRIILAGCGGMAAAYAKVLRQIEQPFVVLGRSQAGAEKFAAEWDVTVGHGPHEEQLASLEPLPAAAIVAVSAASLAEVTKALIKFGCRRILIEKPAAMNPAAVADLARLAERHDVDAYVAYNRRFYSSVSRAQSLIAEDGGALSLKFDFTEATRRIEAIGKSATELEGWFFGNSTHVVDLAFFLAGEPRELQAQSCGALPWHPTGAIFSGHGVTNRDAIFSYHANWLAPGRWGVEIMTRHRRLVLQPMEQLFRQDHNTFNLEQMSLDDELDRLYKPGIYRQTRAFLAAEPDERLLPLAKHASLFAVYATIRDGGVYSTSQGTTTE, from the coding sequence GTGTCCGATCAGTTAAAAAGAATAATATTGGCTGGCTGCGGCGGCATGGCTGCCGCGTATGCGAAGGTGTTGCGCCAAATAGAGCAGCCGTTCGTGGTCTTGGGGCGGAGCCAGGCAGGCGCCGAGAAATTTGCCGCCGAGTGGGATGTGACCGTGGGACATGGTCCTCATGAGGAACAGCTCGCCTCTCTTGAGCCATTGCCTGCTGCAGCGATCGTCGCAGTGAGCGCGGCGTCGCTCGCCGAAGTTACCAAGGCTTTGATCAAATTTGGATGCCGCAGGATCCTTATTGAAAAGCCTGCCGCGATGAACCCCGCCGCAGTCGCTGATCTCGCGCGACTCGCGGAACGGCATGACGTGGACGCTTACGTTGCCTACAACCGTCGCTTTTATTCGTCAGTCTCGCGAGCCCAAAGTCTAATTGCGGAAGACGGGGGCGCCTTGTCCCTGAAGTTTGACTTCACAGAAGCAACGCGCCGAATTGAGGCCATCGGCAAAAGCGCTACCGAGTTGGAGGGCTGGTTTTTTGGCAACTCCACGCACGTCGTCGACCTAGCATTTTTTCTGGCTGGTGAACCACGCGAATTGCAAGCGCAGAGTTGCGGTGCCTTACCATGGCATCCGACCGGTGCCATCTTCAGCGGCCATGGCGTCACGAATCGCGACGCAATTTTCTCCTATCACGCAAATTGGCTTGCCCCCGGCCGGTGGGGAGTGGAAATCATGACACGCCACAGGCGTTTGGTTCTGCAACCCATGGAGCAGCTCTTTCGTCAAGATCATAACACGTTCAACCTAGAACAAATGAGCTTGGACGACGAGTTGGATCGCCTTTACAAACCCGGTATTTATCGTCAGACGAGAGCGTTTCTCGCTGCCGAGCCAGACGAAAGGTTACTTCCGCTTGCCAAGCACGCCTCGCTTTTCGCTGTTTACGCCACTATCCGCGATGGCGGCGTTTACTCCACATCACAAGGAACGACGACTGAATGA